The DNA segment GCAATATAATCCTGAAAAAACAGCGGTTTTCCACCATTGACCAATATATCGTTTACGCACATTGCAACCAAATCAATACCAACAGTGTCATGAATTCCTAACAATCTGGCTAATTGTAACTTTGTTCCAACTCCATCCGTTCCAGATAATAAAATAGGTTCTTGGTAAGATTTTAAAAAACTAACATCATAACAAGCGGCAAATCCTCCAAGTCCACCTAACACATTTTTGTTATGAGTTGTTGCAACATTGGATTTGATTCGTTTTACGAATTCTTGTCCTTTTTCGGTATCAACTCCGGCATCTTTATAAGTTACTTTATTTTGGTCAGACATGGAGTTTTCCTATAGTTGAATTAATTAATGACAAAGTATGATTTGGAGTGATTGTTTTTGCAATTCTTCCCGCTAAATGAACATAGTCGGACTCAGAAGTATTCAATAGAATATCAAGTTGGTTTCTATTTTCTTTTGATCCATTTGGTAATTGTAACATTTTTTTCATATGTAAAGATGTTCCCAAATTACCGTCATAAACTTTTAAATTTGGATAATGATAATGAATTCTTTCTCTCAAGAAAACGTAGTGTGTACAACCTAATACAATGATATCAGTTTCTGACATTACCAATTTAATTTTGGAATCTAAAAAATCCCAAGCGTCTTCCCAACGATCAGAGTCGATCAGTTTGGCCAAACCTTCACATGGAACTGGCAATATTTCTGATCCTTTCGTAAGTCCGGAAACCAAATTCTTAAACTTTTCTTCTTTTAATGTGAGTTCGGTAGCAAAAACGGCTATTTTTACACCTGGATTTTCGACTAACGCAGGTTTAATGGCAGGTTCCATCCCAAAAATAGGAATCGAATGTTGTTTTCTCAAAAAATCTGCTGCTGCTGATGTTGCCGTGTTACAAGCAAACAAAACTGCTTCACAATCTTTTTCAATCAAATATTCAAATGCATTTTTTGAAAGTTCAATTACCTTTTGTTTTGATTTTTGACCATACGGTGAATGAATCAAATCACCAAAATAAATATAATCGATATTTGACGTTTCTTTCCACAAAGTACGTAAAACGGAAAGACCACCTAAACCTGAATCAAAAATTCCAATCTTGTATCTGCCGCGAGAATTCATTTAAGATGCTAGATATTTTTTTATGTTCTCAGCTAATGTTTGGTAAATCCATTCAAACTTTGTGTCATCTTCTTCGAGAAGGGTAACTCTAAATCCATTTCGATTACAACAAAATGAACTAAGTGGAACAACACAAATCCCTGCAGAAGCTAGCAGATGTAAAACAAAACGACGATCAAGAGCAGCTTTTTCCATAAGTGGAGAAACAAAATCCTTCACCTTTTGGTTTGTAATTGGTAAAGTCATATGAGATTTCAAAACATCATCTTCAAATAGAACCGTTAAGTAAAAAGCACCTTTGGGTTGGATGACTTTGACACCAGGAATTCCTGACAACATCTGTGTTGCTTTTTCAGCTCTTTTTTTAAACTTTAAATTTCTAAATTTTAAATGATTTAAAAATTCTGGATGAGAATATACAAGTGGTATCGAAAGTTGAGGTAATGTCGTTGAACATACTTCCAACATCTTGGCATCTAACAATGATTTGATGTATCGTTCGAATGTTGGATCATTTTTTCGATTGAATACTTCTAACCATCCACACCTTGCTCCAGGCCATGGGTATTCTTTTGAAATCGATCGAAGTGCAAATCCACAAACCTTATCTCCAATGACTTCCGATAAGTGTATACTTCCCCATTCTGAATAATTTACATGAGCATATGTTTCGTCACAAATTAGAATGATGTCATACTTCTCACAAATTTTTACAATTTCCCGCATAACCTCTTTTGGATACACGGCACCAGTTGGGTTATCTGGATTAATGAGTAAAATCCCTGCGATCGAATCATTGTATTTTACTTTGTTCTCAATGTCTTCTAAATCAGGCATCCAATCATTATTCGGATTTAATTCATAAGTTAAATGTTCATAACCAGAGTGAGCAGCTTCTGCAGAAGATAACGTTGAATAGGCGGGAGA comes from the Leptospira ellinghausenii genome and includes:
- a CDS encoding pyridoxal phosphate-dependent aminotransferase, producing MRRNIVHSGADALIYEIRQIVALAKQIEAMGVSITWENIGDPIQKGESVPNWMKDIVSGLVNQNKSWAYTATQGDENTRKFLAEKVNERGGAQITSEDILFFNGLGDAVAKIFGFMRREARILGPSPAYSTLSSAEAAHSGYEHLTYELNPNNDWMPDLEDIENKVKYNDSIAGILLINPDNPTGAVYPKEVMREIVKICEKYDIILICDETYAHVNYSEWGSIHLSEVIGDKVCGFALRSISKEYPWPGARCGWLEVFNRKNDPTFERYIKSLLDAKMLEVCSTTLPQLSIPLVYSHPEFLNHLKFRNLKFKKRAEKATQMLSGIPGVKVIQPKGAFYLTVLFEDDVLKSHMTLPITNQKVKDFVSPLMEKAALDRRFVLHLLASAGICVVPLSSFCCNRNGFRVTLLEEDDTKFEWIYQTLAENIKKYLAS
- the murI gene encoding glutamate racemase; this translates as MNSRGRYKIGIFDSGLGGLSVLRTLWKETSNIDYIYFGDLIHSPYGQKSKQKVIELSKNAFEYLIEKDCEAVLFACNTATSAAADFLRKQHSIPIFGMEPAIKPALVENPGVKIAVFATELTLKEEKFKNLVSGLTKGSEILPVPCEGLAKLIDSDRWEDAWDFLDSKIKLVMSETDIIVLGCTHYVFLRERIHYHYPNLKVYDGNLGTSLHMKKMLQLPNGSKENRNQLDILLNTSESDYVHLAGRIAKTITPNHTLSLINSTIGKLHV